One Aspergillus oryzae RIB40 DNA, chromosome 2 genomic window carries:
- a CDS encoding uncharacterized protein (predicted protein), whose product MSPDVISTLDAIQPSQFTAPADRFAAKEAARRLLAALRRPLSKAGPSPSRAPALLPAADRQNPGAARTLDELLSWAHTTCEPNLLRRFLRHIAALYVIQEMGVDTWQSTPTSLALGAQETHAGEVIKAGELIGTDSQCSLDHSIPCGRNHARFLAKNGYKEPLGISSFDNYRDVFGQDFFNYVQDHPEAGGSFQGVMTSLTQYKMIWTDVYDTQHLVAGADLTKPLFVDVGGAQGFDAQRLLDRHPDLPVGVLIVQDLPEVVTTHGKEKLDSRIRKMAHDFFQPQPITGARAYFFHAVPHDWPNADVARMFAEVKKVMTPGYSKLLIYEVVLPAQGATHLMTTLDLALMSCTSGLERTEEAWRALLKEGGFKVTSISRHPMAVEGVIEAEIE is encoded by the exons ATGTCGCCGGATGTTATTTCCACCCTCGACGCAATTCAGCCGAGCCAATTCACAGCGCCAGCTGACCGCTTTGCTGCCAAAGAAGCAGCTCGTCGCCTTCTCGCCGCCTTGAGACGCCCTTTGAGCAAGGCTGGGCCATCACCTTCGAGGGCCCCGGCCTTGTTGCCGGCC GCCGATAGACAAAATCCAGGCGCAGCAAGGACGCTTGACGAGCTTCTAAGCTGGGCTCATACAACCTGCGAGCCGAATCTGTTGCGTCGCTTTCTCAGGCACATCGCTGCCCTTTACGTGATCCAGGAGATGGGCGTTGATACATGGCAGTCCACGCCCACCTCCTTGGCCCTGGGGGCCCAAGAGACGCATGCTGGCGAAGTAATCAAGGCTGG GGAGCTCATAGGGACTGACTCGCAATGCAGCTTGGATCATTCCATTCCCTGCGGTCGTAACCACGCGCGCTTTCTGGCCAAGAATGGCTACAAAGAGCCACTTGGCATCTCTTCCTTTGACAACTACCGTGATGTCTTCGGGCAGGACTTCTTTAACTACGTTCAAGATCACCCCGAGGCGGGCGGCTCGTTCCAGGGCGTCATGACATCGTTGACTCAATACAAGATGATCTGGACGGACGTCTATGATACCCAGCACCTCGTGGCAGGCGCCGACCTGACCAAGCCCCTTTTTGTCGATGTTGGTGGCGCTCAAGGCTTCGACGCTCAACGCTTGCTGGACCGCCACCCCGACCTCCCTGTCGGCGTCCTCATCGTTCAAGACCTGCCTGAAGTGGTCACCACTCatggcaaggagaagctggacaGCCGAATCCGCAAGATGGCCCACGACTTCTTCCAGCCCCAGCCCATCACCGGCGCGCGCGCCTACTTCTTCCACGCCGTGCCACATGACTGGCCCAATGCCGACGTGGCGCGCATGTTTGCcgaggtgaagaaggtcaTGACGCCAGGGTACTCCAAGCTGCTGATCTATGAAGTTGTGCTGCCTGCGCAAGGCGCTACGCACTTGATGACAACGCTAGACCTAGCCTTGATGAGCTGTACCAGCGGGCTGGAAAGGACGGAGGAGGCATGGAGGGCGTTGTTGAAGGAAGGCGGATTCAAGGTCACGAGCATCTCTAGGCACCCCATGGCTGTGGAGGGTGTCATCGAGGCTGAGATTGAATAG
- a CDS encoding uncharacterized protein (predicted protein) — MSWPHDLSSMTGSPKPSSHTSRSKTPEPGSTSLVNPSSSLLQDLLKEQRATRGSRGTASEDMDDNGPRTPRTPGRSRANSQNQSQEEPGSDRQRKINNALAAGLKQPREMGMREMDQVGGTMIASITLLQSLIEC; from the exons ATGTCATGGCCGCATGATCTATCTTCTATGACCGGCTCGCCCAAGCCGAGCTCACACACCTCTAGATCAA AAACTCCCGAACCTGGATCAACATCGCTGGTGAAcccatcctcctctctgCTACAAGACCTGTTGAAAGAGCAGCGTGCGACTCGCGGGTCGCGAGGAACAGCTTCAGAAGATATGGATGATAATGGACCCCGTACGCCTCGTACGCCAGGCCGTTCCCGCGCCAATTCCCAGAACCAGTCACAGGAAGAGCCGGGCTCTGATCGGCAGCGAAAGATCAATAATGCTCTGGCTGCGGGTCTAAAGCAACCCCgggagatggggatgagAGAAATGGACCAAGTGGGTGGCACTATGATAGCTTCTATTACGCTCCTGCAGTCGCTAATAGAATGCTAG
- a CDS encoding uncharacterized protein (predicted protein) encodes MAAMEKKLERMLEMEEELQRMRDLEDELQELRDAEEDNQRLRESNEQLRQEIDKRDQAVTEAVELICQLEARVEELEAVGDHSRPSTARPPTRDGPGPAIETPNSPTPVDIPERTSSKRGVTPGDQHRRRSSGTRHLKRAPSFLHNENKNTAALRSVYNPADDQSRSEMSILTNSESLHSMNETGEPDSPRLSALSECSELHIGDITGSCNDFDEIEIPVRKRASTAQSSVFSPLTREDRERDRLRFSSWTPPKPDIDPEDTPRMTIRPVLDVFRDTAKPSFESVSCDNSSSQKTQIDSVFGSSRLPPTPDTMSTAHAFGTNRSNGSATEKSQGDQIAILKRGLRRPRSADELTTRQSSGNSRLTDGTDTNVSEVMHPPLSPNEGDEAPAIFPLNSISSRTGYMQSQMPVHGPNIGYYGNGVLFNQDDLEHVLSKIDNNYYSSPRRDEAEESTLDTPSTSPPLTPQDWVEAAKSGNHAGKNRALAPAIGTVPTKSRLGGTRAPSQSSFLGRRHSVDSTVPDVPIIPTLDLGSLEPVRQPEPDPEPRRKISFRPRFFGSSKATRRLQPSPIPDATNEQDGAPSPIIPKSRQMGPSKPGRTNQNDNSPTSYDNGRIPAPTYADTKGDDMRRTLPHSFTDSNMLSHSTTSKPPSSPGKGHKRRSSLGIFGWMKGASGFGSSNKKSDPDSSAMSTQSNASVKDRTPSRLAYEFPVANAEARDTHLASMNIAVEDFASSTKRISWVEEDAARRPRYVDRRRRV; translated from the coding sequence ATGGCGGCAATGGAAAAGAAACTTGAACGGATgttggaaatggaagaagagcttcaacGTATGCGAGATTTAGAGGACGAGCTACAGGAGCTGCGGGAtgccgaagaagacaatCAGAGGTTGCGGGAGTCCAACGAGCAATTACGGCAGGAAATTGATAAACGAGATCAGGCTGTCACGGAGGCTGTTGAATTAATCTGTCAGCTCGAAGCGAGGGTGGAAGAGCTAGAAGCAGTCGGAGACCATTCTAGACCCTCTACAGCCCGGCCTCCTACGCGTGATGGCCCAGGCCCAGCTATTGAAACGCCCAATTCCCCTACCCCTGTGGATATTCCAGAACGGACATCCTCGAAGAGAGGTGTAACACCTGGTGACCAGCATCGCCGAAGGTCGTCGGGCACACGCCATCTCAAGAGAGCACCGTCGTTTCTCCATAACGAGAATAAAAACACGGCAGCCCTGCGAAGTGTCTATAATCCTGCCGATGACCAGTCTCGCTCTGAAATGAGTATACTCACGAATTCGGAAAGTCTCCACTCGATGAACGAGACCGGCGAACCCGACTCTCCGAGGCTTAGCGCACTGAGTGAATGCAGTGAATTACATATAGGTGATATTACTGGGTCATGTAACGACTTTGATGAAATCGAAATACCCGTTCGCAAAAGAGCGTCGACAGCGCAGAGTTCCGTGTTCTCACCCCTTACGAGAGAAGATCGGGAAAGGGATCGGTTACGTTTTAGCTCATGGACCCCGCCCAAGCCAGATATTGATCCAGAAGACACCCCGAGAATGACTATTCGGCCTGTGTTGGATGTCTTCAGAGACACCGCTAAGCCAAGCTTTGAAAGTGTCTCATGTGATAATAGCTCCAGCCAAAAGACACAGATAGACAGCGTCTTTGGAAGTTCCAGGCTACCTCCTACCCCTGACACGATGAGTACCGCACATGCATTCGGCACCAATAGGTCGAATGGCAGCGCCACGGAGAAGAGCCAGGGTGATCAGATTGCGATTCTTAAGCGGGGACTCCGCCGTCCTCGTTCCGCAGATGAACTGACAACCAGGCAAAGTTCCGGCAATAGCAGGCTGACTGACGGTACAGATACTAATGTCAGTGAGGTTATGCATCCGCCGCTTAGTCCCAAcgaaggagatgaagcgCCTGCTATATTTCCCTTGAACAGCATATCATCGAGAACCGGCTACATGCAAAGCCAAATGCCGGTCCATGGACCCAACATTGGCTACTATGGAAACGGAGTGCTGTTCAATCAAGATGACCTGGAACATGTTCTTTCGAAGATAGATAACAATTATTACTCATCACCTAGGCGTGACGAGGCTGAAGAGTCCACTTTGGATACGCCATCTACATCACCACCCCTCACCCCTCAAGATTGGGTGGAAGCAGCGAAATCCGGTAACCACGCTGGGAAGAATCGCGCTCTCGCCCCAGCAATTGGCACTGTTCCTACCAAGTCTCGACTAGGTGGTACTAGAGCTCCAAGCCAGTCCTCCTTCCTTGGGCGTCGCCATAGCGTCGACTCGACTGTTCCGGACGTTCCGATTATACCCACGCTCGATCTAGGCTCATTGGAACCTGTTCGCCAGCCCGAGCCGGACCCAGAACCTCGACGAAAAATCAGTTTTCGGCCTCGATTTTTTGGAAGCTCAAAAGCGACCCGCCGACTCCAACCATCACCCATCCCTGATGCCACGAATGAACAAGATGGAGCACCCTCTCCAATCATTCCAAAGAGTAGACAAATGGGACCTTCGAAGCCGGGTAGAACAAATCAAAACGATAACTCGCCCACATCATATGATAATGGCCGTATACCTGCCCCTACATATGCCGATACAAAGGGTGACGATATGCGCAGAACCCTTCCTCATTCATTTACGGATTCCAACATGTTGTCCCATAGTACCACGAGCAAGCCACCCTCGTCTCCCGGCAAAGGACACAAAAGACGGAGTTCACTTGGAATTTTTGGCTGGATGAAAGGGGCCAGCGGTTTTGGGTCGTCCAATAAGAAATCCGACCCGGATTCTTCTGCGATGTCCACGCAGTCCAATGCGTCAGTCAAGGACAGAACCCCCTCCCGTCTAGCCTATGAGTTTCCCGTTGCGAACGCTGAGGCTAGGGATACCCATTTAGCCTCCATGAACATTGCAGTTGAAGACTTCGCGTCTAGCACGAAACGGATCTCTTGGGTAGAAGAAGACGCGGCACGACGACCTAGATACGTGGATCGTCGCCGCCGTGTTTAG
- a CDS encoding uncharacterized protein (predicted protein), whose protein sequence is MSAESPGEKRGGFRAFFAGALRPKKSRQVLRKASTPNLKEGLQSKDDVPAMPSLTPLEAHRLKYREVNLQKDTQLGETHDHTAMLHSIGVGELDPSDPHAQLHEFDNRPPGEPMIASLTSDLWAKVTEYLNPAERASLAFSSRTLYARLGREPWITINLPENHDYKADFLISQDRLLPHHLLCFPCGKYHRRTQEGYEKLQPADIINPLFDCPNARNNALPAPRHRITHGRVLYFTFHQLVMRAYRFGPRYGISADSLSRRWRRDGWSHQTRYHIHQGRLLMRVVSTCFAEPGLSASQQRLLLYSRDDYWPYFSVCAHWRDGELMNVCKCALGHIPVPRTTNGLQGLEHRAKDMYHRREHNPNALASLCGKCRPMRRCPECPSEYLVEVKLTEDRSGSHRNLFRHAIVVTRWSDLGDGRSPRLSKEWAAINGDEAGEGYDSFEKIGKRAISGIFESAITDDTLPGQRILSMNPKGKKLGEAGNNWY, encoded by the coding sequence ATGTCTGCAGAAAGCCCGGGAGAAAAGCGCGGTGGGTTTCGGGCGTTCTTCGCCGGCGCCCTCCGACCTAAGAAATCCCGTCAGGTCCTCCGAAAGGCATCGACACCGAATCTAAAGGAAGGTCtacaaagcaaagatgacGTCCCGGCGATGCCTTCACTGACCCCATTGGAGGCCCACCGACTCAAATACCGAGAAGTAAATCTTCAGAAAGACACACAGCTAGGCGAAACCCACGATCATACCGCAATGCTGCATTCAATCGGTGTTGGAGAGCTCGATCCGTCCGATCCACACGCGCAACTACACGAATTCGACAATAGACCCCCAGGCGAGCCTATGATTGCGAGCTTAACATCGGACCTCTGGGCCAAGGTCACCGAGTATCTCAATCCCGCCGAAAGAGCCAGTCTTGCCTTCTCCAGCCGAACACTATACGCTCGTCTGGGCCGCGAGCCCTGGATAACAATAAACCTCCCAGAAAACCACGACTACAAAGCGGACTTTCTCATCTCCCAAGATAGACTACTccctcaccatctcctcTGTTTCCCCTGCGGCAAATACCACCGCCGCACACAAGAAGGCTACGAAAAGCTCCAACCCGCAGACATAATCAACCCGCTCTTCGATTGCCCCAACGCCCGCAACAACGCCCTCCCAGCACCCCGCCACCGCATCACCCACGGCCGAGTCCTTTACTTCACCTTCCACCAGCTAGTCATGCGCGCATACCGATTTGGACCCCGCTACGGCATCTCAGCCGACTCTCTATCCCGTCGCTGGCGCCGGGACGGCTGGTCCCACCAAACCCGATACCACATCCATCAGGGTCGACTGCTCATGCGAGTCGTGAGCACCTGCTTCGCCGAACCAGGCCTCAGCGCCAGCCAACAGCGACTCCTCCTCTACTCGCGCGACGACTACTGGCCGTACTTCTCCGTCTGCGCGCACTGGCGGGATGGCGAACTTATGAACGTTTGCAAATGCGCCCTCGGCCACATCCCCGTCCCCCGCACCACGAACGGCCTGCAGGGCCTCGAACACCGCGCAAAAGATATGTACCACCGTCGAGAGCACAATCCCAACGCCCTCGCGTCGCTCTGCGGTAAGTGTCGACCTATGCGTCGCTGCCCCGAGTGTCCCTCCGAGTATCTGGTCGAGGTCAAGCTCACCGAGGACCGGAGTGGTTCGCATCGCAACTTATTCCGGCATGCGATTGTGGTGACACGGTGGAGTGATTTGGGGGATGGGCGGTCGCCGCGGCTATCGAAGGAGTGGGCGGCGATTAATGGGGACGAGGCGGGTGAGGGGTATGATTCTTTTGAGAAAATAGGGAAGAGGGCTATTTCGGGGATTTTTGAGTCGGCTATTACCGATGATACTTTGCCTGGGCAGAGGATTCTTTCAATGAATCCtaagggaaagaagttggGTGAGGCTGGGAATAATTGGTATTGA
- the sod2 gene encoding superoxide dismutase sodB (manganese superoxide dismutase), protein MAASLIRTSARTALRAGASATPKAAGVAGLTFARGKATLPDLAYDYGALEPSISGKIMELHHKNHHQTYVNSYNTAIEQLQEAVAKEDITTQINLKPLINFHGGGHINHTLFWENLAPKSQGGGEPPSGALAKAIDESFGSLGEFQSKMNAALAGIQGSGWAWLVKDKQTGNIGIKTYANQDPVVGQFQPLLGIDAWEHAYYLQYQNRKAEYFSAIWDVINWKAVEKRFS, encoded by the exons ATGGCTGCCTCTCTTATCCGTACCTCTGCCCGTACCGCTCTTCGCGCTGGAGCTTCGGCTACTCCTAAAGCTGCGGGTGTTGCGGGTTTGACCTTTGCCCGTGGCAAGGCCACTCTGCCTGACCTGGCTT ATGACTATGGCGCCCTTGAGCCCTCTATCTCCGGAAAGATCATGGAGCTTCACCACAAgaaccaccaccagaccTATGTCAACAGCTACAACACCGCCATCGAACAGCTCCAGGAGGCCGTCGCCAAGGAGGACATCACCACTCAGATCAACCTCAAGCCCCTGATCAACTTCCACGGTGGTGGCCACATCAACCACACTCTTTTCTGGGAGAACCTTGCCCCTAAGAGCCAGGGCGGTGGTGAGCCCCCATCTGGAGCTTTGGCCAAGGCCATCGACGAAAGCTTCGGCAGCTTGGGAGAGTTCCAGAGCAAGATGAACGCCGCCCTCGCTGGTATTCAGGGAAGCGGATGGGCTTGGCTCGTCAAGGACAAGCAGACCGGAAACATCGGCATCAAGACCTATGCC AACCAGGACCCTGTCGTTGGTCAGTTCCAGCCTCTTCTCGGTATTGATGCTTGGGAGCACGCCTACTA CCTTCAATACCAGAACCGCAAGGCTGAGTACTTCAGCGCCATCTGGGACGTCATCAACTGGAAGGCGGTTGAGAAGCGCTTCTCGTAA
- a CDS encoding putative G-patch domain protein (TFIP11) (tuftelin-interacting protein TIP39, contains G-patch domain) — MDSDSPPASPSAGQKRKIADMSSDEEDFRPTMGFRGFARASSRSESPPSHGGLGSARRNPWSNNTQSANPRGGASNAGKGMKGGNSFAARMMAKMGYVEGQGLGSTGQGIVNPIEAQARPQGAGLGAVREKTKQAREEEKRAAALRGEVVEDSSDEERKRRQKKKEARKQGSRSGTGTPVPRAKPQFRTAREMEEDMAGLEVPNVLKSLVDATGKEQRVLTSTAGLMTPSEFVKPGEGEALKIAQRARHDLEAFADEWKGLAERKKFIDLEEAQLVEQMDTQQLRMDQLTELVAAIGGLEIFQEDSTRGRFDEVTEKLESLEIKYRNEIDEYRLPETAVAAIHPLFRQAMEEWEPLQDPTYLVPNLRRLQPLLSRKKDDQNAQRQSTSPYESMIYTLWLPRVRSALLNDWDVYDPRPATSLVVAWKEIIPHFVLANVLDQLVVPKLTSALKEWKPRSSSRRHTSSKHSSRFPWWLFTWLQYLDERHTNPRQPTGLLSDAKRKFRVVLDSWDLRKGLVDGIELWRDALGSEFDVCLRNHLLPRFGRHLREDFEVNPQDQDVSALENIFKWKDFFKPNVFGILLVTEFFPKWHNILYIWLTNDPNYEEVGEWFSWWRTQIPEDVSELTIVDDEWKKGLQTMDLASRLGDRAAAELPPPSSTTAEQIPQEKPHVPAEAPSTKARKPKVVEEVAFKDILETWCTEQGLIMLPLREAHPQNGQPLFRITASATGKGGVVAFVQGDVVWVQNKKAKDVWEPMGLEDQLVERAESR; from the coding sequence ATGGATTCGGATTCTCCCCCGGCCTCACCATCCGCCGGCCAAAAACGTAAAATCGCCGACATGAgctccgacgaagaagatttTCGCCCCACGATGGGCTTCCGCGGGTTCGCTAGGGCATCGTCACGCTCAGAGTCGCCTCCGTCGCACGGTGGCTTAGGAAGTGCTCGTCGCAATCCCTGGAGTAACAACACGCAGTCAGCCAATCCCAGAGGCGGCGCCAGCAATGCCGGCAAAGGGATGAAGGGAGGAAACTCCTTCGCCGCACGCATGATGGCCAAGATGGGTTATGTTGAAGGTCAGGGTCTCGGCTCGACTGGTCAAGGTATCGTCAACCCAATTGAAGCCCAGGCCCGGCCACAGGGTGCTGGGTTGGGCGCTGTTCGAGAAAAGACGAAGCAAGCACGGGAGGAGGAAAAACGAGCGGCAGCCTTACGAGGTGAAGTGGTAGAGGATAGCTCAGATGAAGAACGAAAGAggaggcagaaaaagaaggaggcGCGCAAACAGGGTAGTCGAAGCGGTACTGGTACGCCAGTACCACGCGCGAAGCCTCAATTCCGCACAGCTCgagagatggaggaagatatggctGGTCTCGAAGTACCAAATGTCTTGAAGTCGTTGGTCGATGCCACAGGAAAGGAACAGCGAGTGTTAACCTCTACTGCCGGCTTGATGACCCCGTCCGAATTCGTCAAACCCGGTGAAGGGGAAGCTCTCAAGATTGCACAACGGGCGCGCCATGACCTAGAAGCCTTTGCAGATGAATGGAAAGGATTGGctgaaaggaagaagtttaTCGATCTAGAGGAGGCGCAGCTTGTGGAGCAAATGGATACACAACAACTCCGAATGGACCAGCTGACAGAGTTGGTCGCTGCCATCGGGGGCTTGGAAATCTTCCAAGAGGACAGTACGCGGGGACGCTTCGACGAAGTCACAGAGAAGCTGGAATCCTTGGAAATCAAGTATAGAAATGAAATCGATGAATACCGTCTCCCTGAGACAGCTGTCGCGGCCATTCATCCTCTGTTCCGCCAagcaatggaggaatgggagcCTCTTCAAGATCCGACATACCTGGTACCAAATCTTCGTCGCCTGCAGCCCCTTCTATCCCGGAAGAAAGACGATCAAAATGCACAACGGCAATCCACTTCACCTTACGAAAGTATGATATACACGTTGTGGCTACCTCGTGTGCGCTCAGCACTCCTCAACGACTGGGACGTTTATGACCCGAGGCCGGCCACCTCTCTCGTTGTTGCGTGGAAAGAGATTATACCACACTTTGTTTTGGCGAACGTTCTTGATCAACTCGTGGTTCCGAAGCTCACTAGTGCtttgaaagaatggaaaccTAGAAGCAGCAGTAGACGCCATACTTCCTCAAAGCATAGTTCTCGCTTCCCATGGTGGCTATTCACATGGCTACAGTATCTTGATGAACGACACACAAACCCGAGACAGCCTACAGGTCTGCTTTCAGATGCGAAGAGAAAATTCCGCGTTGTCTTGGATTCCTGGGACCTTAGAAAAGGCTTGGTTGATGGCATTGAGTTGTGGCGCGATGCCCTGGGCTCAGAGTTTGACGTCTGTCTACGAAACCACCTCTTACCACGATTcggtcgtcatcttcgtgAAGATTTCGAAGTGAACCCACAAGACCAAGATGTCTCAGCACTGGAAAACATCTTCAAATGGAAAGATTTCTTCAAGCCTAACGTCTTCGGGATATTACTGGTTACCGAATTTTTCCCTAAGTGGCACAATATTTTGTATATTTGGCTCACCAATGACCCGAACTACGAGGAGGTTGGCGAGTGGTTCTCCTGGTGGCGAACCCAGATTCCCGAAGATGTCAGCGAGCTGACGATCGTCGATGACGAGTGGAAGAAAGGTTTGCAGACCATGGACCTTGCATCTCGCCTGGGCGATCGTGCTGCTGCAGAGCTCCCACCCCCATCATCCACCACTGCAGAGCAGATTCCCCAGGAAAAGCCCCATGTGCCAGCGGAAGCACCATCCACGAAAGCTCGCAAGCCCAAGGTCGTGGAAGAGGTCGCCTTCAAAGACATCCTCGAAACCTGGTGCACAGAACAGGGGCTCATCATGCTCCCGTTGCGAGAAGCCCATCCGCAGAACGGCCAACCTCTCTTCAGGATCACAGCAAGTGCTACCGGAAAGGGTGGTGTGGTGGCCTTTGTCCAGGGAGATGTTGTCTGGGTGcagaacaagaaagcaaaggatgTTTGGGAGCCGATGGGGCTGGAAGATCAGCTTGTGGAGCGTGCAGAGAGCAGATGA